A region of Rhodospirillales bacterium DNA encodes the following proteins:
- a CDS encoding 2,4-dihydroxyhept-2-ene-1,7-dioic acid aldolase, with product MANMLKKRLAAGKACVNGWLAIPDGFAAETMAQCGWDSVTVDMQHGVQDYMSMVRCFQAMDRHPVTPLVRVPWNEPGIVGKVLDGGAWGVICPMVNTAAEAKALVSYSLYPPKGKRSNGPIRAGAYGEATPYQATANDEVLVIPMIETQEAIDNIDAILDVPGISGIYVGPSDLGLSLGLKPMLDREEPQILGIYEKLLAATKKRGQFAGLHNGSPAYAARMIGMGFQLVTIANDSALLAKAAKEAVTATRKAAGAAAN from the coding sequence ATGGCGAACATGCTCAAGAAGCGGCTGGCGGCGGGCAAGGCCTGCGTCAACGGCTGGCTGGCGATCCCCGACGGGTTCGCGGCCGAGACGATGGCGCAGTGCGGCTGGGACAGCGTCACGGTCGACATGCAGCACGGCGTGCAGGACTACATGTCGATGGTCCGCTGCTTCCAGGCGATGGACCGCCATCCCGTCACGCCGCTGGTGCGCGTGCCGTGGAACGAGCCGGGAATCGTCGGCAAGGTGCTCGACGGCGGCGCCTGGGGCGTGATCTGCCCGATGGTCAACACCGCCGCCGAGGCCAAGGCGCTGGTCTCGTACAGCCTCTATCCGCCGAAGGGCAAGCGCAGCAACGGTCCGATCCGCGCCGGCGCCTACGGCGAGGCGACGCCCTACCAGGCGACCGCCAACGACGAGGTGCTCGTCATCCCGATGATCGAGACGCAGGAGGCGATCGACAACATCGACGCCATCCTCGACGTGCCGGGCATCAGCGGCATCTACGTCGGTCCCAGCGACCTCGGCCTGTCGCTCGGGCTGAAGCCGATGCTCGACCGCGAGGAGCCGCAGATCCTCGGCATCTACGAGAAGCTGCTGGCGGCGACCAAGAAGCGCGGCCAGTTCGCCGGCCTGCACAACGGCAGCCCGGCCTATGCCGCGCGCATGATCGGCATGGGCTTCCAGCTGGTCACCATCGCCAACGACAGCGCGCTGCTGGCCAAGGCCGCCAAGGAGGCCGTCACGGCCACCCGCAAGGCCGCAGGCGCCGCCGCCAACTGA